The nucleotide window CAATAATGGTGCAGCCCACATCAGTCAGTGGTAGCAAATTCAAGCTATGATTTATTTAAGTCTGCTGCTTCAGTATATTCACCCCAAAAGAGACAGAAGAAAAATTCTAGGTCTGCCGCCATTCCGTCAATGGAGTGGCTCCCCGTCTTTACAGAAATTCAGGTCGGTACCTCTATCGCCTCCCGTGTAGACCCTTGCCCATTGATATCCGTGAACTGCAGTCATCATGAGTGAAGTACCACGCACCCCAATGACTGCTGCACATTCCTATTTCTTCCGGGTGGTCCGTTTTCTTACTTTTCGAAATGATAATCTACGCACTATCCTGAACTCCGCCTATGGGCTGATCAGCTCTACTTCTATATTTAAAAAATCGCATCCTCCCAGTTGCATGCACTAGTGGCTTCAGCTAGTGCTAAGCTGCAGATAATTCCTACCACTGGTCCTCGAAGATAAGCGTTCCTGAAGTTTCCAAATGGTAAATAACGGATCTCAGATGCCCGTTCATGTTCCAAGAATTTTCTAGTCCCTCTTTAGACGAATGAGTTGATAAATTTTAATACTTCTAGACATGTTCTGTGCTATATACTCTATTGCGAATTCACTTACCCGGGGTGTTAGTTTAGCTAATTAATCTACAGATATTACAGTATTTCTAGTTTCCGGGTCTTGCATAAAACATATCCAAACACCTCCTGCCCTGTAAAGCTTTttagctttttaaaataaaattgcatCTCAAGTTCGCGCTGCTCCCTTGGTTTCGTTTTCCAGCCGGCATCAGGGACAGAGATCAGAGGATCGAATGCTCCGGATTGTGTGTTGAGGGGGGAATCGGACACTCCGGCCAAAATTTACTCGAGGATTCAAGTCTGCTCCCACTGTCCTACAAACAATGTTCTGCACGACTTGGCTGCTGCAGTCGTCACCACTAACTTTGTAGGTGCCAGGTTTCCCCGAGTACTCAAAAACCCACCTATGCAGCATTAAATTTACCGCTCTTAAAACGAGGTAAAAGATGCTATTCTTTACAATGGAGGTTTCCCAACACGTCAAACTGTAAACTAGAGCAGAAATACATTGTCAAGATTTACAAATTCAACTTGAGCATCATGCTCAGGCACAGGTAATAGCAGCTGCAAAAAAAATGATACTGGTGAAATGTGGGGTACAAATATAACTGCATTCTTTATTACAGCTTTAGTTCAGATAAAGGCACTTCAGGGCAATTAGAAATCAACACAAATTCTAGGATGGGCAGGAGCCCCTACAGAAAGCGAGACATTTCATTGGCAGGAATATGAAATGGAACACAAAATCGAACACTAATTTACTTGTTTTTCTATGGAATAGAATATTAATTCACCAAGTTCCTACTTTTCTTCCAATTGCCTTTCCTCGGCTAAAACATACAGCAATGAATTAAACAGAATGGGGGCATTTCTTTATttagacagtttttttttaatgtcgcTCCCAGAATGCAACTACCTTAAGACTTAATTAtacattttatttaaaatatatcAGTTAATGCTATAGCTGTGCTTTCAGGCAATTAATACTTTCCAATAACTGTTTTGCGCTGGGTCTATCGTTTGGTTCAACTTCCCAGCAGTTGTTGATGATTGATCGAATCTTCTGGCCCATCGGGGACTCATTGAAAATTGCTGAAAAAGACGGACGCCGGTTGTAAGCCACTACCGCGTACACCACACATTGGCGATCCCCGGAATAAGGCTGCTCTCTGCTCATCATCTGCCATAGAGTGATTGCAAACGAGTAAATATCCGCCTTTAAAGTGGCATTGCAACCTCGCAGCATTTCAGGCGCCCGGTGAGTATAGGTCCCAGCAAGGTGGCGCAGTTGAACATTGGGAGTCAAATCATTGTCGGTCGTCAGTTTGAGAGAACATCCAAAATCTCCAATTTTACACCGTCCCGCCTCTGTAATCAGCACGTTGGCGGGTTTCAAATCTAGGTGAGCAATGCGGTGCGAGTGGAGGAAAGCCAACCCACTCATAATATCATTAGAAAACTGTAAGCACTCTCTCATATCTAGTGGGTCTATACTGTTATAAATCCTGTGGTCCAGGCTGGTTCCACCGGCATATTCCATGATAATCGTGCCCACACTATCCTCAATATCTGGATCGGTAGGGACAGATGTGGTAGCTGCCACAATTTTCACAATGTTCTCATGGATCAGGTGAGCGACGTTCAACTCCGCCCAGAAACTTTGCCTGGCGGCCAGTTTGTTCTTAGCAAATTTTTTCACTTTCTTTATTGCTACAGTATGACCGTAATAAGTGCCTCTATAAACCCACCCGAAACCTCCTGAACCCAGAAGATCAAGTAGTTTTAGTTCATCCCAAATTACCGTGTACCAAGAACGCTGCAGTAACGCTTTATGTGGCTTTGTGAAAGAGAACTGTTGTCCCTTTCCTAGGATCCGGTTGGGGCTGCTGCAAGGCCTCAGAGTTGTGGCAGGTGAAAACCCTTT belongs to Mustelus asterias chromosome 7, sMusAst1.hap1.1, whole genome shotgun sequence and includes:
- the mos gene encoding proto-oncogene serine/threonine-protein kinase mos, translating into MPSPIPIHRLLSKGFSPATTLRPCSSPNRILGKGQQFSFTKPHKALLQRSWYTVIWDELKLLDLLGSGGFGWVYRGTYYGHTVAIKKVKKFAKNKLAARQSFWAELNVAHLIHENIVKIVAATTSVPTDPDIEDSVGTIIMEYAGGTSLDHRIYNSIDPLDMRECLQFSNDIMSGLAFLHSHRIAHLDLKPANVLITEAGRCKIGDFGCSLKLTTDNDLTPNVQLRHLAGTYTHRAPEMLRGCNATLKADIYSFAITLWQMMSREQPYSGDRQCVVYAVVAYNRRPSFSAIFNESPMGQKIRSIINNCWEVEPNDRPSAKQLLESINCLKAQL